One Lentisphaerota bacterium genomic window, GGGCGGCAAGTTTGACAGCTCGAACTACAAGGTTTCGGGCGGCTTGCACGGCGTCGGCGTCTCCTGCGTCAACGCCCTCTCCGAATGGCTCGTGGTCGAGGTGCGCCGCAATGGCAAGATTCACCGCCAGCGCTTCGAGCGGGGCATCCCCGTCTCGCCGCTGGAAATCATCGGCGACACGCAGGGTCGCGGAACCCAGGTGACGTTCTTCCCCGATCACACCATCTTTACCTGCCGAGGCTTTCAATGGGATATTCTCGCCAACCGGCTGCGCGAGCTGGCTTTTCTCAACCGTGGCGTCCGGATCACGTTCTCCGACATCGACTCGGGTCGGGTGGAGACGTTCCTGTTCGAGGGTGGCATCGTCGAGTTTGTCGCCTATCTCAACAAGAACAAGTCGGCCGTGCATCCGAATGTCATCTATATTGAAGGGACCCGCGAGGCGGTCGTCTGCGAGATCGCGATGCAGTACACCGACGCCTACAACGAGAACGAGCACTGCTACTGCAACAACATCAACACCATCGAGGGGGGCACCCACCTCAGCGGTTTCCGCTCGGCGCTGACCCGCACGGTGAACAAGTATGCGGCGGACAAGAACCTCAGCAAGGCCAATGACGAGGCGATGAGCGGCGACGATATCCGCGAGGGGCTGACGGTCATCATTAGCGTCAAGGTCCCGCAGCCGCAGTTCGAGGGGCAGACCAAGACCAAGCTCGGCAATGGCGAGGTCGAGGGGATCGTCGCCCAGATCGTCAACGACCAGCTCGGCGCGTTCCTGGAAGAGAACCCGTCGGTCGCCCGCAAGATCATTGAAAAGGCGGTCCTGGCCGCCCGCGCGCGGGCCGCCGCCCGCAAGGCGCGAGACCTCACCCGCCGCAAGGGCGCGCTCGACAGCGCCGCCCTCCCCGGGAAGCTGGCCGATTGCTCCGAGCGCGACCCCGCCAAATGCGAGTTGTACATCGTCGAGGGCGACTCGGCCGGCGGCTCGGCCAAGCAGGGCCGAAACCGCGAAACGCAGGCGATTCTTCCCCTCCGCGGCAAGGTGCTGAACGTCGAGAAGGCGCGCATTGACAAGATCCTCAACAACACCGAAATCCGCACCCTCATCACCGCCATCGGCGCGGGCATCGGCACGGACGATTTCGACCTCGCGCGGGTCCGCTATCACAAGATCATCATCATGACCGATGCCGATGTCGACGGCGCCCATATCCGCACCCTGCTGCTGACGTTCTTCTATCGCCAAATGCCGCAACTGATCGAGCGCGGCCACATCTACCTCGCCCAGCCGCCGCTGTACAAGGTCACCCGCAAGCAGCGCGAGGAATACGTCGACAGCGACGACCAGTTGACCCTCAAGCTCCTGTATCTGGGCTGTGACGACGTGGCCGTGGAGCGTGACGGCGTGCGCATCGAAACCGACGCCCAGCGCGCCCTCCTGAAGCTGCTGGTCGAAACCGGCGCCACCGTCAACGGCCTCCGCCGCCGCGGCGTGCCGGTGGAAGGCGTGATCGCCGCCCGCAAGCGCGACACCGGCGACTACCCCCGCTACATGGCCGCGATCAAATCCGGTGACGGGGCCGATATTCGCTTCGCGTTCACCGATGCCGACCTCGGCGAGCTTCGCCAGCATGCCGAACGGGTGCTCGGCCACCCCGTCGACCTCGCCGAAACCCAGGTGCAGGGCTATAACCCCGCGGCCTCCCGGCCGTTCTGCTGGCTGGAACTCTTTCGCGCGGGCGCGCTGCGCGCCAACATGGAACAGTTGCGCGCCCTGGGCTTTACGCCCGAACACTACATCGGCGGCTCCGCCGCCTTCGCGCACATCATCGACGGTGACCAGCGCGTCCCGCTCACCGCCCTCCCGGATCTGCTCGACGAGGTGCGCGAGCGCGGCCGCAAGGGGCTGAGCATCCAACGGTACAAGGGCTTGGGCGAAATGAATCCCGACCAGCTCTACGACACCACCATGGACCCGGCCAGACGGAGACTCCTCAAAGTGGTTCTGGATGACGCCGTCAAGGCCGATGAGATCTTTACGCTGCTGATGGGCGATGAGGTCGAGCCGCGGCGCCGGTTTATCGAAGAAAACGCGCTCAATGTCCGCAACCTTGACATTTAAGGGACGCCATGCCAGACGATTTAGTTGTTGAGAACCCCCTGGGCGTGAGCCCGATCGCCATTGAAGACGAAATGAGCTCGTCGTACATCGATTACTCGATGAGCGTCATCATCGGGCGTGCCCTGCCCGATGCCCGCGACGGCCTGAAGCCCGTCCACCGCCGCGTCCTATTTGCCATGCAGGAGCTGGGCAACACCCACAACAAGCCCTACAAGAAATCGGCCCGCGTCGTCGGTGACGTGATCGGTAAATACCACCCCCACGGCGATCAGGCGGTCTACGATACCATCGTGCGCCTGGCCCAGGAATTCTCCCTGCGGTATCCGCTCGTCGATGGCCAGGGCAACTTCGGCTCGATCGACGGCGATCCCCCGGCCGCCATGCGTTACACCGAAGTCCGCATGGATGCGCTGGCCGAGGAGATGCTCGAGGATCTGGACAAGAACACCGTCGCCTTCGGCCCGAACTATGACGAGACGCTGGAACAGCCCCTGGTGCTCCCCTCCAAGCTGCCCAACCTCCTGCTCAACGGCTCGACCGGCATCGCGGTCGGCATGGCCACCAATATTCCCCCGCACAACCTGCGCGAGCTGGCCGACGGCATCACGCATTTCATCGACCACCGCGACTGCACCATTGACGATCTGATGCAGTTCATCAAAGGCCCCGACTTTCCCACCGCCGCGACCATCTGCGGCACCCGCCAGATCGAGGCGATGTACAAGTTCGGCCGCGGCCAGATGACCGTCCGCGGCTCGGCGGCGATCATCGAAGAGCGCAACCGCGATGTGATCATCATCAGCGAGCTTCCCTATATCGTCAACAAGGCCAACCTGATCTCCACCATCGCCGAGATGGTCAACAACAAGGCGCTGGAGGGGATTTCAGACGTTCGCGATGAGAGCTCGAGCGAAGGCATCCGCATCGTGATCGAACTCAAGCGCGGCGCCATGGGCCAGGTGGTGCTTAATAATCTGTATAAGCACACGCAGCTCCAGACGACCTTTGGCGCGAACATGCTCGCCATCACCAATGGCAAGCCGAAGTTGATGAATCTGAAGGAGCTGATCCGCTGCTACGTCGACCACCGCTTCGAGGTGATTACCCGCCGGACGATCTTCGATCTGGCCAAGGCCGAGGCGCGCCAGCACATTCTGGAAGGGCTGCTCAAGGCCCTCGACAACCTGGACGCCATCGTGCGCGCCATCCGCGAATCGAAAAACCGCGACGCCGCGCGCGGCCTCCTGATCGAGCGGTTCGCCTTTAGCGAGAAGCAGACCGACGCGATTCTCGAGATGCGTCTGTACCAGCTCACCGGACTCGAGCGCGACAAGGTCGCGGCCGAGCACCGGCAGGTGGGGGAACGGATTGCCTACCTGCGCAGCCTGCTTGCCGATGCCGCCAAAATCTACGACCTGATCAAGGCCGACCTCGCCCTGCTGCGGGAAAAATACGGCGACGCGCGGCGCACCCGCCTGGTGCCCCTGGAGAATGAGGTCAATATCGAGGACCTGATCGTCGACGCGCCCTGCGTGGTGACGCTCAGTCACCGCGGCTATATCAAGCGGGTCCCGCTCGATACCTTCCGCGAACAGCGCCGCGGCGGCCGCGGCGTGACCGGCGTGACCACGCGCGAGGAGGATTTTGTCGAATCGCTCTTCATCGCCGCCACCCACGACACCCTCTTGTTCTTCACCACGCTCGGCCGGGTCTATGCCGAGCGGGCGTTCGAACTGCCCGAGGCCTCGCGCACCTCCCCCGGCAAGGCGATCGTCAATCTCCTCGATCTCCGAGAGAATGAGAAGATCGCCGCGCTGCTCCGCATTCGCCAATTCCGTGAAGATCAGAATGTGATTTTCGCCACCGAGCAGGGGACAATCAAAAAGACGATACTCGCGGATTACAAGAATGTCCGTCGCGCCGGTATCCACGCGATCAAACTGGAGGAGGGCGACAGCCTCATTGATGTCCGCCTCACCAGTGGCAATGATGACGTGATCCTCGCGACCCGCTCCGGAACGGCGATCCGCTTCAACGAGGGCGAGGTCCGGAATACGAGCCGCAGCGCGATGGGCGTCAAGGGGATCACCCTGGAGGCCGGAGACGTCGTGTGCGCCTTCGATGTGGTGGACACGAGCGCCTCCTTCCTCATCGCCTGCGCGAACGGTTATGGCAAGCGGACGCCCTTCGACGACTTCCGCACGACGCATCGCGGCGGCAAGGGCATCATCGGCATCCAGACGAGCGACCGCAACGGCACCGTCGTCTCGGCCCACACCGTGCGCGACAACGAGTCGCTGGTGATGGTCACGTCCAACGGCATGATGGTCCGCTCGCCCGTGGACCAGATCCGCATCTGCGGCCGCAACACCCAGGGCGTCCGCCTGATCAACCTGGAGGACGCCGACAAGCTCGTCTCCGCCAGCGTCGCCCCCGCCGAGGACGAGGATCTGCCGGAGCCCGCCGCTGAAGCCCCGGACGGCGCAAGCGCCTCATCTGAAAGCCAGCCGCCCGCAGAGCGGGAACACACGTAAGGGTAACTGAATCAGAATGTTGTGACGATTTTCAAAGCAACTTCAAGATTCAAGTTATAGGCAAGCTGAAAACTGAAAATGGAAAGCTGAAAGGTGCCGACGCGAGGGATCAGGAAACGCGCGGAAGCGGGTGCGTGCGTCAGCTTATTTTATTACCGCCCCCCCCGCTTCCCTCTTTTCCGCTTTCTCCTTCGGCTCGCTTGCGCTTTCCCACACACACTCCCACACCCTACACTCGCTTCGCGCCTCTCAAGAAACACCGCGTCCACGCGCCATTCAGGCCCGCCCCTTGTCAGGCCCCCTTGTCAGGTCGTGTCATTCCCCAGCTTGGATCCCGCTCCAGATGGCCTTGATCGTCTCCTCCTGGTTGAAGCCGTCGGGTGCCGCGGCGCTGCGGGTATTCGCCCTGTACCAATGCGACGTCCCGCCCTTCGCGTCTTTCAGCGGCACGCCCAGACAGACCCGCCCCGGCATCTGCAACCACGCGTTCGCATCGTTCGTGCGAAGCCAGTCCCAGGCGTAGCGCAGCCACGCGTTGCGGTCGTCTTCGCTCTGGCGCGCGAACCAGTCGATCTCGCAGTAGCCCCAAGCATAGGGACCGCCGATGGGCTGCCCTTCCTTGCCCGTGGGGTAGCCATTGTCGAACTGGACGTAGTACGGCAGGTGGTCGCAACTCCAGCCGCTGGGCGTGATTCCACCGGCGCTCCGGCCGTAGATCGTGTCCCGATGTCCCATCTTGAGCACGCATTTCTGGGGCGACTCCACCACATCAACCGGCCGCAGTTGCATCTGGTGCATGTCCAGCAGCAGCTTGCCGTTCGCGACGAAACCCGGCGTGTGCTGCGAGTTGAACAGGACCCGATCGGGCACGCGCCGGATCGCCGGGTTGGGTGTCAGAACATCGTCGGGTTTGCGTGCCTCCACGGAGGGACGCGCACTCAATCGCTTATGAATCTCCACCCACAACACACCCACCCCCGCCAACGGGACCTCCTCATCCCCCGACGATGGAGGCGAGCTTGAAGATCGGGAGGAACAGACTGATCACGATGCCGCCGATCAGGATCCCGAGGAAGACCATCAGGAGCGGCTCGAGCAGGGAGGTCAGGGCCGAGATCATCGTCTCGACCTCGTCGTCGTAGGTGTCGGCAATGTTGACGCACATGGAGTCGATCTGGCCGGTCTTCTCTCCCGCCGCGAGCATGCGGACCATCAGCGTGGGGATGCAGGCCTTCCCCTCCAGGCCTTGAGCCAGAGGGCTTCCTTGTTCAACCGTGGCGCGGGCTTCGAAAATGGCCTCGCTGATGATCATGTTGCCGCTGGTGCGCGCCACGATCGAGAGCGCGTCGAGGATCGGCACGCCGCTTTTCATCATCAGCGCGAGAATGCGGCTGACCCGGGCGATGCAGGTTTTCTGGGTCAGGAGGCCGAAGACCGGAAGGCGCAGCAGGATGCTGTCGATTCGCCGGGTGCCCGTCTCGGTTCGTTTCCATCTGACGAAGAAGAAGGCCGCCACGCCGATTGCGCCGATGAGCCACAGGCCGCGCTTGCGGAAGAATGCGCTGGTGTCGAGCAGAAATTGAGTCGGCCCCGGAAGCTGGGCGCCGAATTCGGCGAACATGCCGCCGAAGACGGGGACGACGAACGTGATCAGGCCGATGGCGATGATGAGTGCGACGCACAAGACGACGATGGGATAGGTCATGGCGGCCTTGACCTTGCGTCTGAGGCGCGCGGTGGATTCGAGCAGGTCGCCGAGCTGGCGCATGGTTACGGCGAATTCGCCGCTGCGCTCGCCCGCGCGGACGATGTTGACGTAGAGGGCGTCAAAGACCTGCGGATAGAAGGCCAGGGAGTCGGAGAAGGTGTTTCCGGCTTCGACATGGAGACGGATGCTGGTGAGGAGCTTCTTGAACGGGGCGAAGGTGGTCTGCTCTTCCAGCGTCGTGAGACCCACGATCAGCGACATGCCGGCGCGAAGCATCGCCGAGAGCTGCCGCGAGAACGGCGCCAACTCGCGATTGACGATGCGACGCGCGCCGGAGACCGCGACCCGGTTCTGCCAGTGGGAGGGGTGCCCGCCCACCTTCCGGGAGATGGGCTTCTTCTCGGCGCTGAATCGGCCCGAAGGCTGGGCCGGGGTGGCACGCGCAGTCGGTTGGGTTGGTTTTTGAACAAACAAGCTCATGAGTTATCGGCTCCTTTAGTCACCGCCGGTCACGTCGATCGATTCCGTGAGCGAGGTGATGCCCGCCCGCACCTTGAGCAGCCCCGCGTCTTTGAGCGTGATCATGCCGGCCTTAACGGCCATCGCCTGGATGTCGGAGGACGGGAGGCTGCGGGCGATGGCATCGCGGATTTCGGCGTTCACCGTGAGAACCTCCATGACGGCGTTGCGTCCCTTGTACCCGGTGTTGTTGCACTTGGGACAGCCGGCCGGGCCGTAGATCACGCCGCCATCAAAAAAGTCGGGCCGGATATGGTTGCGTTCGAGAACGACCGGATCGGGATGGAGTTCCCGCCGGCACACGGGGCAGATCTTGCGAAAAAGGCGCTGAGCTTGCGCCAGGATGAGCGAGGAGGCCAGCAGGAAGGGCGGCACGTGCATATCGGTCAGGCGCGCGATGACACCCGCCGCGCTGTTGGTGTGCAGCGTGCTCAACACCAGATGGCCGGTCAACGCGGCCTTGACCGCGATGTCGGCGGTCTCGTTGTCGCGAATTTCGCCGACCAGCACGATGTCCGGATCCTGCCGCAAAACCGAACGCAGCACCGAGGCGAAGGAGAGCCCGATCGCCGTGTTCACATGGACTTGGTTGACGCCGGGGAGCTGGTATTCGACCGGATCCTCAGCCGTGACGATGTTGACGTCGGACTTGTTCAAGTCCTGCAGGCACGAGTACAGCGTGGTCGTCTTGCCGCTGCCGGTCGGCCCTGTCACCAGAATGATCCCGTTGGGCTGGTTGATGGCATAGGCCATCGCCTTGAAGGCGAAATCATCGAGCCCGAGCTGGGCCAGCCCCGGCGCGAGGTTCGTCTTGTCGAGGGTTCGCATCACCACCTTTTCGCCGTGGACCGTGGGCAGGATGCTCACGCGGATATCCACCTCGCGGCCGAGCGCGCGAATCTTGAAGCGGCCGTCCTGCGGGACGCGGCGCTCGGAGATGTCCAGGTCGGCCAGGATCTTGACGCGCGAAATCACGGCGTTGTGATGGGTCTTCGGCGGCGCGGGGCGTTCGATCAGGTTGCCGTCGATGCGGTAGCGGAGCCGGGTCGTCCGTTCCTGGGGCTCG contains:
- the gyrB gene encoding DNA topoisomerase (ATP-hydrolyzing) subunit B — encoded protein: MSQDSSSSASDDPHTSPAPVSPGGDYTAANITVLEGMEAVRKRPAMYIGDTGQRGYHHLVYEVVDNSIDEALAGHCTHIEVTLNPDGSLSVTDDGRGIPVDMHPTEGRPALEVVLTKLHAGGKFDSSNYKVSGGLHGVGVSCVNALSEWLVVEVRRNGKIHRQRFERGIPVSPLEIIGDTQGRGTQVTFFPDHTIFTCRGFQWDILANRLRELAFLNRGVRITFSDIDSGRVETFLFEGGIVEFVAYLNKNKSAVHPNVIYIEGTREAVVCEIAMQYTDAYNENEHCYCNNINTIEGGTHLSGFRSALTRTVNKYAADKNLSKANDEAMSGDDIREGLTVIISVKVPQPQFEGQTKTKLGNGEVEGIVAQIVNDQLGAFLEENPSVARKIIEKAVLAARARAAARKARDLTRRKGALDSAALPGKLADCSERDPAKCELYIVEGDSAGGSAKQGRNRETQAILPLRGKVLNVEKARIDKILNNTEIRTLITAIGAGIGTDDFDLARVRYHKIIIMTDADVDGAHIRTLLLTFFYRQMPQLIERGHIYLAQPPLYKVTRKQREEYVDSDDQLTLKLLYLGCDDVAVERDGVRIETDAQRALLKLLVETGATVNGLRRRGVPVEGVIAARKRDTGDYPRYMAAIKSGDGADIRFAFTDADLGELRQHAERVLGHPVDLAETQVQGYNPAASRPFCWLELFRAGALRANMEQLRALGFTPEHYIGGSAAFAHIIDGDQRVPLTALPDLLDEVRERGRKGLSIQRYKGLGEMNPDQLYDTTMDPARRRLLKVVLDDAVKADEIFTLLMGDEVEPRRRFIEENALNVRNLDI
- the gyrA gene encoding DNA gyrase subunit A, translated to MPDDLVVENPLGVSPIAIEDEMSSSYIDYSMSVIIGRALPDARDGLKPVHRRVLFAMQELGNTHNKPYKKSARVVGDVIGKYHPHGDQAVYDTIVRLAQEFSLRYPLVDGQGNFGSIDGDPPAAMRYTEVRMDALAEEMLEDLDKNTVAFGPNYDETLEQPLVLPSKLPNLLLNGSTGIAVGMATNIPPHNLRELADGITHFIDHRDCTIDDLMQFIKGPDFPTAATICGTRQIEAMYKFGRGQMTVRGSAAIIEERNRDVIIISELPYIVNKANLISTIAEMVNNKALEGISDVRDESSSEGIRIVIELKRGAMGQVVLNNLYKHTQLQTTFGANMLAITNGKPKLMNLKELIRCYVDHRFEVITRRTIFDLAKAEARQHILEGLLKALDNLDAIVRAIRESKNRDAARGLLIERFAFSEKQTDAILEMRLYQLTGLERDKVAAEHRQVGERIAYLRSLLADAAKIYDLIKADLALLREKYGDARRTRLVPLENEVNIEDLIVDAPCVVTLSHRGYIKRVPLDTFREQRRGGRGVTGVTTREEDFVESLFIAATHDTLLFFTTLGRVYAERAFELPEASRTSPGKAIVNLLDLRENEKIAALLRIRQFREDQNVIFATEQGTIKKTILADYKNVRRAGIHAIKLEEGDSLIDVRLTSGNDDVILATRSGTAIRFNEGEVRNTSRSAMGVKGITLEAGDVVCAFDVVDTSASFLIACANGYGKRTPFDDFRTTHRGGKGIIGIQTSDRNGTVVSAHTVRDNESLVMVTSNGMMVRSPVDQIRICGRNTQGVRLINLEDADKLVSASVAPAEDEDLPEPAAEAPDGASASSESQPPAEREHT
- a CDS encoding type II secretion system F family protein — its product is MSLFVQKPTQPTARATPAQPSGRFSAEKKPISRKVGGHPSHWQNRVAVSGARRIVNRELAPFSRQLSAMLRAGMSLIVGLTTLEEQTTFAPFKKLLTSIRLHVEAGNTFSDSLAFYPQVFDALYVNIVRAGERSGEFAVTMRQLGDLLESTARLRRKVKAAMTYPIVVLCVALIIAIGLITFVVPVFGGMFAEFGAQLPGPTQFLLDTSAFFRKRGLWLIGAIGVAAFFFVRWKRTETGTRRIDSILLRLPVFGLLTQKTCIARVSRILALMMKSGVPILDALSIVARTSGNMIISEAIFEARATVEQGSPLAQGLEGKACIPTLMVRMLAAGEKTGQIDSMCVNIADTYDDEVETMISALTSLLEPLLMVFLGILIGGIVISLFLPIFKLASIVGG
- a CDS encoding secretion system protein E; translation: MSTIHTHQIAEILLLRKAITPEQLAAAQADCGDVPIEKYLAQNATVSQEAVALAIADYLRLAPIALGHFTPDQALLDLLEPEAWLRYKAVPISKCHQTLVVALADPFDLQIIDDLHALSGLSITPLVAVEKEISDQLGRTTAGNSQSLDLAEVMQVDGVSDVEVGHEEQDESLEKTIESAEGAPVIRMVNMMLVEALRTRASDIHIEPQERTTRLRYRIDGNLIERPAPPKTHHNAVISRVKILADLDISERRVPQDGRFKIRALGREVDIRVSILPTVHGEKVVMRTLDKTNLAPGLAQLGLDDFAFKAMAYAINQPNGIILVTGPTGSGKTTTLYSCLQDLNKSDVNIVTAEDPVEYQLPGVNQVHVNTAIGLSFASVLRSVLRQDPDIVLVGEIRDNETADIAVKAALTGHLVLSTLHTNSAAGVIARLTDMHVPPFLLASSLILAQAQRLFRKICPVCRRELHPDPVVLERNHIRPDFFDGGVIYGPAGCPKCNNTGYKGRNAVMEVLTVNAEIRDAIARSLPSSDIQAMAVKAGMITLKDAGLLKVRAGITSLTESIDVTGGD